The following are from one region of the Odontesthes bonariensis isolate fOdoBon6 chromosome 12, fOdoBon6.hap1, whole genome shotgun sequence genome:
- the itga6a gene encoding integrin alpha-6 isoform X1 produces the protein MLLQGGPSAVHAALLLLIHVLEPAAVSAFNLDTSDVIRKDGEPGTLFGFSLALHRQVNPDKVMLLIGAPKARALEKQTSNITGGLYKCEMTQSNKCERIEFDNEEDTRSENKENQWMGVTVESQGPGGKIVTCAHRYKKRLSVDTPQESHDIIGRCYVLSQDLTIDLTSDEDGGSWKFCEGRSRSHERFGTCQQGLAATFTKDYHYVVFGAPGAYNWKGVVRVEQKNNTLLDLGVYDDGPYEVGDAQVFDTTAVPVPANSYLGFSLDSGHHITRSRGLTVVAGAPRANHSGAVVLLKKGGEASGSLLVEHILYGPGLASGFGYDVAVVDLNGDGWQDIVVGAPQFYMKASDIGGAVYVYINMAGQWESVKSVRLNGTKDSMFGLAVKNTGDINKDSYEDIAVGAPNDDDGAGKVYIYHGSAHGIKAKPAQILSGKAHNIRFFGYSLAGNMDLDGNSYPDLAVGSLSDTALIYRARPVIKIWKDIKVSPQEIDLTKKTCGNYNCFNVSACFYYQGNHESYNPRLTISYSVEADGDRRKLGLTSRAVFLSKSLPESDYQLNGTIDLLSRNRRNCINIKARLKGNIRDKMRSISIEVSAKIIGVKRQTAKNGLPLLMPILDSSQPSKSVTEVNFVKEGCSEDHVCRSNLMMRYDLYYKERSREKLFPIDSTSNIYEFHLNYKKKDLALQVTVTNAYGDDAYEAKLVGSFPDALSYSGIRSSQNTPLKCNANHNGSEAECELGNPFKRDSKIELTIILNTEHMTLDTTEIEIGLQLQTTSVQANISPVKVKIKVIFEMALSVSSEANPSQVTFGGVVKGETGMKSEEEIGNLISYTFSINNVWKSLGPISASLHIHWPKYNKDGKWLLYLVKITSKGPEKIRCFPESEIDPLKYVKESSVSRAKREILQKERKSGGKISYLTGRNKVLSCEREIRCVVIQCPLQGLDGTAVELRSRLWNSTFAEEYATFSTVHLVVKASLVLHTQAQNMILRTPDTTVTVTVSPNNPVAQYGVPWWIILVAVLAGILILALMVFLLWKCGFFRRSKRDDSVPRYHAVRIRKETLERKDGKVKLDPFEKQWMTSWIDDGSYS, from the exons ATGCTGCTGCAGGGGGGACCCTCCGCTGTCCATGCTGCACTTTTACTTCTTATTCACGTCCTGGAGCCAGCAGCGGTGTCCGCCTTCAACCTTGACACCAGCGATGTCATCAGGAAAGACGGGGAGCCGGGGACTCTGTTCGGGTTTTCGCTTGCCTTGCATCGACAGGTCAACCCGGATAAAGTCAT GCTGCTGATTGGTGCCCCCAAAGCCCGAGCTTTAGAAAAGCAAACATCCAACATCACAGGAGGCCTTTATAAATGTGAAATGACCCAATCCAATAAATGTGAGCGCATTGAATTTGATAATGAAG AGGACACACGGTCGGAGAATAAAGAGAACCAGTGGATGGGTGTGACGGTGGAGAGTCAGGGACCTGGGGGAAAGATTGTG ACATGCGCCCATCGCTATAAGAAGCGCCTGTCTGTGGACACCCCCCAGGAGTCTCACGACATCATCGGGCGGTGTTACGTCCTCAGTCAGGACTTGACCATCGACTTGACTTCTGATGAAGACGGTGGTAGCTGGAAATTCTGTGAGGGCAGATCAAGAAGCCATGAAAGGTTCGGGACATGTCAGCAGGGCCTGGCGGCCACCTTCACCAAAGACTACCACTATGTGGTGTTTGGAGCCCCAGGAGCTTACAACTGGAAAG GGGTTGTACGAGTGGAGCAAAAGAACAACACTTTGCTGGACTTGGGAGTGTATGACGATGGCCCGTATGAGGTTGGTGATGCCCAAGTCTTCGACACCACTGCTGTGCCCGTACCTGCCAACAGCTACCTAG GATTCTCTCTTGATTCTGGCCATCACATCACGAGGAGTCGCGGCCTGACGGTTGTAGCTGGAGCACCAAGAGCCAATCACAGTGGAGCTGTGGTCCTGCTGAAGAAGGGGGGCGAAGCGTCCGgcagtctgttggtggagcacaTTCTGTATGGGCCAGGGCTGGCCTCTGGCTTTGGATACGACGTTGCTGTAGTTGACCTGAACGGTGACGG ATGGCAAGACATAGTTGTGGGAGCCCCTCAGTTCTATATGAAGGCCAGTGACATTGGAGGAGCTGTCTATGTCTACATTAACATGGCGGGACAGTGGGAAAGTGTCAAAAGTGTTCGTCTGAATGGGACCAAAGACTCAATGTTTGGACTGGCAGTGAAAAACACAGGCGACATCAATAAAGACTCATATGAAG ATATTGCAGTTGGAGCTCCGAACGATGATGACGGAGCAGGAAAAGTCTACATTTATCACGGGTCTGCGCATGGGATCAAAGCCAAACCTGCACAG ATCCTTTCAGGAAAAGCGCACAACATTCGATTTTTTGGCTATTCTCTGGCAGGGAACATGGACCTGGATGGTAACTCCTATCCAGACCTGGCCGTTGGCTCTCTGTCAGACACAGCTTTAATTTACAG GGCAAGACCAGTCATCAAAATTTGGAAGGATATAAAAGTATCTCCACAGGAAATTGATCTTACAAAGAAAACCTGTGGAAACTACAATTG CTTCAATGTGTCCGCATGCTTTTACTACCAAGGAAACCATGAATCCTACAACCCTCGGCTAA CTATCAGCTATTCTGTCGAGGCGGACGGAGATCGCAGGAAACTGGGGCTGACCTCCAGAGCGGTGTTCCTGAGCAAATCCCTCCCTGAATCAGACTACCAGTTGAATGGCACCATAGACCTCCTGAGTCGAAACCGGAGAAACTGCATCAACATTAAAGCCAGACTTAAG GGCAACATTAGGGACAAGATGCGCAGCATTTCCATTGAGGTATCTGCAAAAATTATCGGTGTAAAACGACAGACGGCAAAAAATGGGCTCCCTCTGCTAATGCCCATCTTAGACTCCTCTCAACCAAGCAAAAGTGTCACTGAG GTCAACTTTGTGAAGGAGGGATGTAGCGAAGATCACGTTTGCCGGAGCAACCTGATGATGCGTTACGACTTGTACTACAAAGAAAGAAGCCGCGAGAAGCTCTTCCCGATAGACAG TACGAGCAACATCTATGAGTTTCATCTGAATTACAAGAAGAAGGATTTGGCTCTCCAAGTGACCGTGACCAACGCTTACGGCGACGATGCCTATGAGGCAAAGCTTGTGGGGAGTTTCCCAGATGCGCTGTCGTACTCTGGAATCCGCTCCAGTCAAAATACA CCTTTAAAATGCAACGCCAATCACAACGGCTCTGAAGCAGAGTGTGAGCTGGGAAATCCTTTCAAGAGAGACTCCAAG ATTGAACTTACCATCATCCTGAACACGGAACACATGACTCTCGACACAACTGAGATTGAGATTGGTCTTCAGCTCCAAAC gACTAGCGTTCAAGCGAATATTTCCCCTGTGAAAGTAAAAATCAAAGTGATTTTTGAAATGGCTCTGTCAGTCAGCAG TGAAGCCAACCCCAGTCAGGTGACGTTTGGAGGGGTTGTGAAAGGGGAAACGGGAATGAAGTCAGAGGAAGAGATTGGGAATTTGATTAGCTATACTTTCAGC ATTAACAACGTGTGGAAGTCTTTGGGGCCTATCAGTGCCTCACTGCACATTCACTGGCCTAAATATAACAAAGACGGGAAATGGCTCCTATACCTGGTTAAAATCACCTCTAAGGGACCAGAGAAAATCCGCTGCTTCCCGGAGTCTGAGATCGACCCTCTCAAATACGTCAAG GAGTCCTCTGTGTCCCGGGCAAAACGCGAGATTTtgcagaaagagagaaaaagtggTGGCAAAATATCTTATCTCACAGGCAGAAACAAGGTTTTG TCTTGTGAAAGAGAAATTAGATGTGTGGTGATACAGTGCCCCCTGCAGGGACTTGACGGAACAGCAGTTGAATTAAGATCTCGTCTGTGGAACTCGACTTTTGCTGAG GAATATGCAACTTTTTCCACCGTGCATTTAGTTGTGAAGGCCTCGCTTGTGCTTCATACTCAGGCTCAGAACATGATCCTGAGAACTCCGGACACGACT GTGACGGTAACTGTGTCTCCAAACAATCCGGTAGCGCAGTACGGTGTTCCCTGGTGGATCATACTGGTGGCGGTTCTGGCAGGAATCCTGATTTTGGCTTTGATGGTGTTTCTGCTCTGGAAG TGCGGCTTCTTCAGACGCTCCAAACGAGACGACAGCGTCCCCCGTTACCACGCAGTGCGGATAAGGAAGGAAACTCTCGAACGTAAGGATGGGAAAGTCAAACTCGATCCCTTCGAAAAGCAGTGGATGACGAGTTGGATCGACGACGGGAGCTACTCATAA
- the itga6a gene encoding integrin alpha-6 isoform X3, producing MTQSNKCERIEFDNEEDTRSENKENQWMGVTVESQGPGGKIVTCAHRYKKRLSVDTPQESHDIIGRCYVLSQDLTIDLTSDEDGGSWKFCEGRSRSHERFGTCQQGLAATFTKDYHYVVFGAPGAYNWKGVVRVEQKNNTLLDLGVYDDGPYEVGDAQVFDTTAVPVPANSYLGFSLDSGHHITRSRGLTVVAGAPRANHSGAVVLLKKGGEASGSLLVEHILYGPGLASGFGYDVAVVDLNGDGWQDIVVGAPQFYMKASDIGGAVYVYINMAGQWESVKSVRLNGTKDSMFGLAVKNTGDINKDSYEDIAVGAPNDDDGAGKVYIYHGSAHGIKAKPAQILSGKAHNIRFFGYSLAGNMDLDGNSYPDLAVGSLSDTALIYRARPVIKIWKDIKVSPQEIDLTKKTCGNYNCFNVSACFYYQGNHESYNPRLTISYSVEADGDRRKLGLTSRAVFLSKSLPESDYQLNGTIDLLSRNRRNCINIKARLKGNIRDKMRSISIEVSAKIIGVKRQTAKNGLPLLMPILDSSQPSKSVTEVNFVKEGCSEDHVCRSNLMMRYDLYYKERSREKLFPIDSTSNIYEFHLNYKKKDLALQVTVTNAYGDDAYEAKLVGSFPDALSYSGIRSSQNTPLKCNANHNGSEAECELGNPFKRDSKIELTIILNTEHMTLDTTEIEIGLQLQTTSVQANISPVKVKIKVIFEMALSVSSEANPSQVTFGGVVKGETGMKSEEEIGNLISYTFSINNVWKSLGPISASLHIHWPKYNKDGKWLLYLVKITSKGPEKIRCFPESEIDPLKYVKESSVSRAKREILQKERKSGGKISYLTGRNKVLSCEREIRCVVIQCPLQGLDGTAVELRSRLWNSTFAEEYATFSTVHLVVKASLVLHTQAQNMILRTPDTTVTVTVSPNNPVAQYGVPWWIILVAVLAGILILALMVFLLWKCGFFRRSKRDDSVPRYHAVRIRKETLERKDGKVKLDPFEKQWMTSWIDDGSYS from the exons ATGACCCAATCCAATAAATGTGAGCGCATTGAATTTGATAATGAAG AGGACACACGGTCGGAGAATAAAGAGAACCAGTGGATGGGTGTGACGGTGGAGAGTCAGGGACCTGGGGGAAAGATTGTG ACATGCGCCCATCGCTATAAGAAGCGCCTGTCTGTGGACACCCCCCAGGAGTCTCACGACATCATCGGGCGGTGTTACGTCCTCAGTCAGGACTTGACCATCGACTTGACTTCTGATGAAGACGGTGGTAGCTGGAAATTCTGTGAGGGCAGATCAAGAAGCCATGAAAGGTTCGGGACATGTCAGCAGGGCCTGGCGGCCACCTTCACCAAAGACTACCACTATGTGGTGTTTGGAGCCCCAGGAGCTTACAACTGGAAAG GGGTTGTACGAGTGGAGCAAAAGAACAACACTTTGCTGGACTTGGGAGTGTATGACGATGGCCCGTATGAGGTTGGTGATGCCCAAGTCTTCGACACCACTGCTGTGCCCGTACCTGCCAACAGCTACCTAG GATTCTCTCTTGATTCTGGCCATCACATCACGAGGAGTCGCGGCCTGACGGTTGTAGCTGGAGCACCAAGAGCCAATCACAGTGGAGCTGTGGTCCTGCTGAAGAAGGGGGGCGAAGCGTCCGgcagtctgttggtggagcacaTTCTGTATGGGCCAGGGCTGGCCTCTGGCTTTGGATACGACGTTGCTGTAGTTGACCTGAACGGTGACGG ATGGCAAGACATAGTTGTGGGAGCCCCTCAGTTCTATATGAAGGCCAGTGACATTGGAGGAGCTGTCTATGTCTACATTAACATGGCGGGACAGTGGGAAAGTGTCAAAAGTGTTCGTCTGAATGGGACCAAAGACTCAATGTTTGGACTGGCAGTGAAAAACACAGGCGACATCAATAAAGACTCATATGAAG ATATTGCAGTTGGAGCTCCGAACGATGATGACGGAGCAGGAAAAGTCTACATTTATCACGGGTCTGCGCATGGGATCAAAGCCAAACCTGCACAG ATCCTTTCAGGAAAAGCGCACAACATTCGATTTTTTGGCTATTCTCTGGCAGGGAACATGGACCTGGATGGTAACTCCTATCCAGACCTGGCCGTTGGCTCTCTGTCAGACACAGCTTTAATTTACAG GGCAAGACCAGTCATCAAAATTTGGAAGGATATAAAAGTATCTCCACAGGAAATTGATCTTACAAAGAAAACCTGTGGAAACTACAATTG CTTCAATGTGTCCGCATGCTTTTACTACCAAGGAAACCATGAATCCTACAACCCTCGGCTAA CTATCAGCTATTCTGTCGAGGCGGACGGAGATCGCAGGAAACTGGGGCTGACCTCCAGAGCGGTGTTCCTGAGCAAATCCCTCCCTGAATCAGACTACCAGTTGAATGGCACCATAGACCTCCTGAGTCGAAACCGGAGAAACTGCATCAACATTAAAGCCAGACTTAAG GGCAACATTAGGGACAAGATGCGCAGCATTTCCATTGAGGTATCTGCAAAAATTATCGGTGTAAAACGACAGACGGCAAAAAATGGGCTCCCTCTGCTAATGCCCATCTTAGACTCCTCTCAACCAAGCAAAAGTGTCACTGAG GTCAACTTTGTGAAGGAGGGATGTAGCGAAGATCACGTTTGCCGGAGCAACCTGATGATGCGTTACGACTTGTACTACAAAGAAAGAAGCCGCGAGAAGCTCTTCCCGATAGACAG TACGAGCAACATCTATGAGTTTCATCTGAATTACAAGAAGAAGGATTTGGCTCTCCAAGTGACCGTGACCAACGCTTACGGCGACGATGCCTATGAGGCAAAGCTTGTGGGGAGTTTCCCAGATGCGCTGTCGTACTCTGGAATCCGCTCCAGTCAAAATACA CCTTTAAAATGCAACGCCAATCACAACGGCTCTGAAGCAGAGTGTGAGCTGGGAAATCCTTTCAAGAGAGACTCCAAG ATTGAACTTACCATCATCCTGAACACGGAACACATGACTCTCGACACAACTGAGATTGAGATTGGTCTTCAGCTCCAAAC gACTAGCGTTCAAGCGAATATTTCCCCTGTGAAAGTAAAAATCAAAGTGATTTTTGAAATGGCTCTGTCAGTCAGCAG TGAAGCCAACCCCAGTCAGGTGACGTTTGGAGGGGTTGTGAAAGGGGAAACGGGAATGAAGTCAGAGGAAGAGATTGGGAATTTGATTAGCTATACTTTCAGC ATTAACAACGTGTGGAAGTCTTTGGGGCCTATCAGTGCCTCACTGCACATTCACTGGCCTAAATATAACAAAGACGGGAAATGGCTCCTATACCTGGTTAAAATCACCTCTAAGGGACCAGAGAAAATCCGCTGCTTCCCGGAGTCTGAGATCGACCCTCTCAAATACGTCAAG GAGTCCTCTGTGTCCCGGGCAAAACGCGAGATTTtgcagaaagagagaaaaagtggTGGCAAAATATCTTATCTCACAGGCAGAAACAAGGTTTTG TCTTGTGAAAGAGAAATTAGATGTGTGGTGATACAGTGCCCCCTGCAGGGACTTGACGGAACAGCAGTTGAATTAAGATCTCGTCTGTGGAACTCGACTTTTGCTGAG GAATATGCAACTTTTTCCACCGTGCATTTAGTTGTGAAGGCCTCGCTTGTGCTTCATACTCAGGCTCAGAACATGATCCTGAGAACTCCGGACACGACT GTGACGGTAACTGTGTCTCCAAACAATCCGGTAGCGCAGTACGGTGTTCCCTGGTGGATCATACTGGTGGCGGTTCTGGCAGGAATCCTGATTTTGGCTTTGATGGTGTTTCTGCTCTGGAAG TGCGGCTTCTTCAGACGCTCCAAACGAGACGACAGCGTCCCCCGTTACCACGCAGTGCGGATAAGGAAGGAAACTCTCGAACGTAAGGATGGGAAAGTCAAACTCGATCCCTTCGAAAAGCAGTGGATGACGAGTTGGATCGACGACGGGAGCTACTCATAA
- the itga6a gene encoding integrin alpha-6 isoform X2 — MLLQGGPSAVHAALLLLIHVLEPAAVSAFNLDTSDVIRKDGEPGTLFGFSLALHRQVNPDKVMLLIGAPKARALEKQTSNITGGLYKCEMTQSNKCERIEFDNEEDTRSENKENQWMGVTVESQGPGGKIVTCAHRYKKRLSVDTPQESHDIIGRCYVLSQDLTIDLTSDEDGGSWKFCEGRSRSHERFGTCQQGLAATFTKDYHYVVFGAPGAYNWKGVVRVEQKNNTLLDLGVYDDGPYEVGDAQVFDTTAVPVPANSYLGFSLDSGHHITRSRGLTVVAGAPRANHSGAVVLLKKGGEASGSLLVEHILYGPGLASGFGYDVAVVDLNGDGWQDIVVGAPQFYMKASDIGGAVYVYINMAGQWESVKSVRLNGTKDSMFGLAVKNTGDINKDSYEDIAVGAPNDDDGAGKVYIYHGSAHGIKAKPAQILSGKAHNIRFFGYSLAGNMDLDGNSYPDLAVGSLSDTALIYRARPVIKIWKDIKVSPQEIDLTKKTCGNYNCFNVSACFYYQGNHESYNPRLTISYSVEADGDRRKLGLTSRAVFLSKSLPESDYQLNGTIDLLSRNRRNCINIKARLKGNIRDKMRSISIEVSAKIIGVKRQTAKNGLPLLMPILDSSQPSKSVTEVNFVKEGCSEDHVCRSNLMMRYDLYYKERSREKLFPIDSTSNIYEFHLNYKKKDLALQVTVTNAYGDDAYEAKLVGSFPDALSYSGIRSSQNTPLKCNANHNGSEAECELGNPFKRDSKIELTIILNTEHMTLDTTEIEIGLQLQTTSVQANISPVKVKIKVIFEMALSVSSEANPSQVTFGGVVKGETGMKSEEEIGNLISYTFSINNVWKSLGPISASLHIHWPKYNKDGKWLLYLVKITSKGPEKIRCFPESEIDPLKYVKESSVSRAKREILQKERKSGGKISYLTGRNKVLSCEREIRCVVIQCPLQGLDGTAVELRSRLWNSTFAEEYATFSTVHLVVKASLVLHTQAQNMILRTPDTTVTVTVSPNNPVAQYGVPWWIILVAVLAGILILALMVFLLWKCGFFKRATKEQCNAAYHQAEIHAQPSDKDKLSAEA; from the exons ATGCTGCTGCAGGGGGGACCCTCCGCTGTCCATGCTGCACTTTTACTTCTTATTCACGTCCTGGAGCCAGCAGCGGTGTCCGCCTTCAACCTTGACACCAGCGATGTCATCAGGAAAGACGGGGAGCCGGGGACTCTGTTCGGGTTTTCGCTTGCCTTGCATCGACAGGTCAACCCGGATAAAGTCAT GCTGCTGATTGGTGCCCCCAAAGCCCGAGCTTTAGAAAAGCAAACATCCAACATCACAGGAGGCCTTTATAAATGTGAAATGACCCAATCCAATAAATGTGAGCGCATTGAATTTGATAATGAAG AGGACACACGGTCGGAGAATAAAGAGAACCAGTGGATGGGTGTGACGGTGGAGAGTCAGGGACCTGGGGGAAAGATTGTG ACATGCGCCCATCGCTATAAGAAGCGCCTGTCTGTGGACACCCCCCAGGAGTCTCACGACATCATCGGGCGGTGTTACGTCCTCAGTCAGGACTTGACCATCGACTTGACTTCTGATGAAGACGGTGGTAGCTGGAAATTCTGTGAGGGCAGATCAAGAAGCCATGAAAGGTTCGGGACATGTCAGCAGGGCCTGGCGGCCACCTTCACCAAAGACTACCACTATGTGGTGTTTGGAGCCCCAGGAGCTTACAACTGGAAAG GGGTTGTACGAGTGGAGCAAAAGAACAACACTTTGCTGGACTTGGGAGTGTATGACGATGGCCCGTATGAGGTTGGTGATGCCCAAGTCTTCGACACCACTGCTGTGCCCGTACCTGCCAACAGCTACCTAG GATTCTCTCTTGATTCTGGCCATCACATCACGAGGAGTCGCGGCCTGACGGTTGTAGCTGGAGCACCAAGAGCCAATCACAGTGGAGCTGTGGTCCTGCTGAAGAAGGGGGGCGAAGCGTCCGgcagtctgttggtggagcacaTTCTGTATGGGCCAGGGCTGGCCTCTGGCTTTGGATACGACGTTGCTGTAGTTGACCTGAACGGTGACGG ATGGCAAGACATAGTTGTGGGAGCCCCTCAGTTCTATATGAAGGCCAGTGACATTGGAGGAGCTGTCTATGTCTACATTAACATGGCGGGACAGTGGGAAAGTGTCAAAAGTGTTCGTCTGAATGGGACCAAAGACTCAATGTTTGGACTGGCAGTGAAAAACACAGGCGACATCAATAAAGACTCATATGAAG ATATTGCAGTTGGAGCTCCGAACGATGATGACGGAGCAGGAAAAGTCTACATTTATCACGGGTCTGCGCATGGGATCAAAGCCAAACCTGCACAG ATCCTTTCAGGAAAAGCGCACAACATTCGATTTTTTGGCTATTCTCTGGCAGGGAACATGGACCTGGATGGTAACTCCTATCCAGACCTGGCCGTTGGCTCTCTGTCAGACACAGCTTTAATTTACAG GGCAAGACCAGTCATCAAAATTTGGAAGGATATAAAAGTATCTCCACAGGAAATTGATCTTACAAAGAAAACCTGTGGAAACTACAATTG CTTCAATGTGTCCGCATGCTTTTACTACCAAGGAAACCATGAATCCTACAACCCTCGGCTAA CTATCAGCTATTCTGTCGAGGCGGACGGAGATCGCAGGAAACTGGGGCTGACCTCCAGAGCGGTGTTCCTGAGCAAATCCCTCCCTGAATCAGACTACCAGTTGAATGGCACCATAGACCTCCTGAGTCGAAACCGGAGAAACTGCATCAACATTAAAGCCAGACTTAAG GGCAACATTAGGGACAAGATGCGCAGCATTTCCATTGAGGTATCTGCAAAAATTATCGGTGTAAAACGACAGACGGCAAAAAATGGGCTCCCTCTGCTAATGCCCATCTTAGACTCCTCTCAACCAAGCAAAAGTGTCACTGAG GTCAACTTTGTGAAGGAGGGATGTAGCGAAGATCACGTTTGCCGGAGCAACCTGATGATGCGTTACGACTTGTACTACAAAGAAAGAAGCCGCGAGAAGCTCTTCCCGATAGACAG TACGAGCAACATCTATGAGTTTCATCTGAATTACAAGAAGAAGGATTTGGCTCTCCAAGTGACCGTGACCAACGCTTACGGCGACGATGCCTATGAGGCAAAGCTTGTGGGGAGTTTCCCAGATGCGCTGTCGTACTCTGGAATCCGCTCCAGTCAAAATACA CCTTTAAAATGCAACGCCAATCACAACGGCTCTGAAGCAGAGTGTGAGCTGGGAAATCCTTTCAAGAGAGACTCCAAG ATTGAACTTACCATCATCCTGAACACGGAACACATGACTCTCGACACAACTGAGATTGAGATTGGTCTTCAGCTCCAAAC gACTAGCGTTCAAGCGAATATTTCCCCTGTGAAAGTAAAAATCAAAGTGATTTTTGAAATGGCTCTGTCAGTCAGCAG TGAAGCCAACCCCAGTCAGGTGACGTTTGGAGGGGTTGTGAAAGGGGAAACGGGAATGAAGTCAGAGGAAGAGATTGGGAATTTGATTAGCTATACTTTCAGC ATTAACAACGTGTGGAAGTCTTTGGGGCCTATCAGTGCCTCACTGCACATTCACTGGCCTAAATATAACAAAGACGGGAAATGGCTCCTATACCTGGTTAAAATCACCTCTAAGGGACCAGAGAAAATCCGCTGCTTCCCGGAGTCTGAGATCGACCCTCTCAAATACGTCAAG GAGTCCTCTGTGTCCCGGGCAAAACGCGAGATTTtgcagaaagagagaaaaagtggTGGCAAAATATCTTATCTCACAGGCAGAAACAAGGTTTTG TCTTGTGAAAGAGAAATTAGATGTGTGGTGATACAGTGCCCCCTGCAGGGACTTGACGGAACAGCAGTTGAATTAAGATCTCGTCTGTGGAACTCGACTTTTGCTGAG GAATATGCAACTTTTTCCACCGTGCATTTAGTTGTGAAGGCCTCGCTTGTGCTTCATACTCAGGCTCAGAACATGATCCTGAGAACTCCGGACACGACT GTGACGGTAACTGTGTCTCCAAACAATCCGGTAGCGCAGTACGGTGTTCCCTGGTGGATCATACTGGTGGCGGTTCTGGCAGGAATCCTGATTTTGGCTTTGATGGTGTTTCTGCTCTGGAAG TGCGGTTTCTTCAAGAGAGCAACTAAAGAACAGTGCAATGCGGCGTATCATCAGGCAGAGATCCACGCTCAGCCCTCTGACAAAGACAAACTCTCTGCTGAGGCCTGA